A region from the Vicia villosa cultivar HV-30 ecotype Madison, WI linkage group LG3, Vvil1.0, whole genome shotgun sequence genome encodes:
- the LOC131661358 gene encoding uncharacterized protein LOC131661358 yields MAQGNYMERNKRDYGLRFDHDVKQRKLKARQAHKHSKKAQKSLGLEGKKIAKKNYAQKAQMRKTLAMHEESTIRRKADDNVRDGAVPAYLLDRDNTNRAKILSNTIKQKRKEKAGKWDVPLPKVRPVAEEEMFKVVRTGKRKTKQWKRMVTKTTFVGPDFTRKPPKYERFIRPTGLRFTKAHVTHPELKCTFNLEIIGVKKNPNGPMYTSLGVMTRGSIIEVNVSELGLVTPAGKVVWGKYAQVTNNPENDGCINAVLLV; encoded by the exons ATG GCTCAAGGAAATTATATGGAACGGAACAAACGAGATTATGGCCTCCGTTTCGATCACGATGTGAAACAGCGCAAGTTAAAGGCTCGTCAAGCTCACAAGCACTCTAAAAAGGCCCAGAAG AGTTTGGGTCTTGAGGGTAAGAAGATTGCCAAGAAAAATTATGCGCAGAAAGCGCAGATGAGGAAGAC TTTGGCCATGCATGAAGAGTCAACAATTAGGCGCAAGGCTGATGATAATGTTCGGGATGGAGCTGTTCCCGCGTATCTTTTAGATCGTGATAACACGAACCGAGCAAAG ATTCTCAGCAACACTATTAAGCAAAAGAGGAAGGAGAAGGCTGGGAAATGGGATGTTCCTCTACCAAAG GTACGTCCTGTGGCTGAAGAAGAAATGTTCAAAGTAGTCCGCACTGGTAAAAGAAAGA CGAAGCAATGGAAGAGGATGGTTACCAAAACTACTTTTGTTGGGCCTGATTTTACCAGAAAACCTCCAAAGTATGAGCGGTTCATTCGTCCTACTGGATTGCGGTTCACTAAAGCTCATGTCACTCATCCAGAACTTAAATGCACATTCAATCTAGAAATTATTGGAGTCAAGAAAAACCCCAATGGCCCTATGTACACTTCTCTTGGTGTCATGACCAGAGGATCTATAATCGag GTGAATGTTAGCGAACTTGGTCTGGTTACACCTGCAGGGAAAGTTGTGTGGG GTAAATATGCTCAGGTTACCAACAACCCAGAAAATGATGGCTGTATTAATGCTGTTTTACTTGTTTAA